In the genome of Polaribacter atrinae, one region contains:
- the uvrA gene encoding excinuclease ABC subunit UvrA: MKDQEYIEVYGARVHNLKNIDVKIPREKLVVITGLSGSGKSSLAFDTIYAEGQRRYIETFSAYARQFLGGLERPDVDKIDGLSPVISIEQKTTNKSPRSTVGTITEIYDFLRLLFARTADAYSYNSGEKMVSYSDEQIRQLILKDFADKKIAVLAPLVKSRKGHYRELFEQISKQGFLRVRVDGEIKEIEKGMRLDRYKTHDIEVVIDRLLINESAEKRLEETIKTALYSGNNIMMVIDIDDNEPRYFSRELMCPTSGIAYPNPEPNTFSFNSPKGACDKCNGLGITNEINLEKVIPDNTISIQKGGITPLGEQKSSWIFKQIENIAERYKFKLTDPIKSIPKEALDVILNGGNESFEIQSKAAGVTRNYKIDFEGIISFIENQYDSAESTTIKRWAKGFMDEVSCATCGGKRLKKEALHFKIIDKNISDLAQMDATELAKWFKNIEKSLSKKQLIIAAEILKEIRTRIQFLLDVGLDYLTLDRTSKSLSGGEAQRIRLATQIGSQLVGVLYILDEPSIGLHQRDNQKLIDSLVKLRDIGNSVLVVEHDKDMMEHADFVFDIGPGAGRHGGEIVSFGTFEDLKKQNTLTADYLTGRKEIEVPKKRREGNGKFINLKGATGNNLKNVSVEFPLGKMICVTGVSGSGKSTLINETLYPILNAHIYRGVKKPMPYKKIEGLEHVDKVIDIDQSPIGRTPRSNPATYTGTFGEIRSLFAKTPEAAIRGYKPGRFSFNVKGGRCETCQGGGVRVIEMNFLPDVQVECETCQGKRFNRETLEIRYKGKSISDVLDMTIEDATDFFELIPKIHRKLKTIKDVGLGYITLGQQSTTLSGGEAQRIKLASELSKRDTGNTFYILDEPTTGLHFEDIRVLMDVLNKLADKGNTVLIIEHNLDVVKLADYIIDVGMEGGKKGGKILCTGTPEEIIKHKTSYTAKFLKKELN, from the coding sequence TTGAAAGACCAAGAATATATAGAAGTATACGGAGCAAGAGTCCATAACTTAAAAAATATTGATGTAAAAATTCCTCGTGAAAAATTAGTTGTTATAACAGGTCTAAGCGGAAGCGGAAAATCTTCTTTAGCTTTTGACACTATTTATGCAGAAGGACAAAGACGATATATTGAAACCTTTTCTGCGTATGCACGTCAGTTTTTAGGTGGATTAGAAAGACCTGACGTTGATAAAATTGATGGACTTTCTCCAGTAATATCAATAGAACAGAAAACAACAAATAAAAGTCCACGTTCTACAGTTGGTACGATCACCGAGATTTACGATTTTTTACGACTATTATTTGCAAGGACTGCAGATGCATACTCTTATAATAGTGGAGAAAAAATGGTCAGTTATTCTGATGAACAAATTAGACAACTTATTTTAAAGGATTTTGCTGATAAAAAGATTGCTGTTTTAGCACCTTTAGTAAAATCTAGAAAAGGACATTATCGAGAACTTTTTGAGCAAATTTCTAAACAAGGTTTTTTACGTGTTCGGGTTGATGGGGAAATTAAAGAGATCGAAAAAGGAATGCGTTTAGACCGATATAAAACGCACGATATAGAAGTTGTTATAGACAGACTTTTGATAAATGAATCTGCAGAAAAACGTTTAGAAGAAACGATAAAAACAGCATTGTATTCTGGAAATAACATTATGATGGTTATTGATATTGATGACAATGAACCTCGTTATTTTAGTAGAGAATTAATGTGCCCAACATCGGGAATTGCATATCCAAATCCAGAACCAAATACTTTTTCTTTTAATTCACCAAAAGGCGCCTGTGATAAATGCAACGGATTAGGAATTACAAATGAAATTAACTTAGAAAAAGTAATTCCAGACAATACTATCTCCATACAAAAAGGAGGAATTACTCCTCTTGGGGAACAAAAAAGTAGTTGGATTTTTAAACAAATAGAAAATATTGCTGAACGTTATAAATTCAAATTAACAGATCCTATAAAAAGTATTCCAAAAGAAGCATTAGACGTAATTTTAAATGGAGGAAATGAGTCTTTTGAAATTCAATCTAAAGCTGCTGGAGTTACAAGAAATTACAAAATAGATTTTGAAGGGATTATTTCTTTTATAGAAAACCAATATGACAGTGCAGAAAGTACCACCATAAAACGTTGGGCAAAAGGTTTTATGGATGAAGTTTCTTGCGCTACTTGTGGAGGGAAAAGATTAAAAAAAGAAGCCCTTCATTTTAAAATCATCGATAAAAACATCAGTGATTTGGCACAAATGGATGCTACAGAATTAGCAAAATGGTTTAAAAATATTGAAAAAAGCTTATCAAAAAAACAATTAATCATTGCTGCTGAAATATTAAAAGAAATTAGAACTAGAATTCAGTTTTTATTAGATGTAGGTTTAGACTACTTAACATTAGACAGAACCTCTAAATCACTTTCTGGTGGAGAAGCACAAAGAATTCGATTGGCAACTCAAATTGGATCTCAATTAGTAGGTGTTCTTTACATTTTAGACGAGCCAAGTATTGGATTACATCAACGAGACAATCAAAAATTAATAGATTCTTTAGTCAAATTAAGAGATATTGGTAATTCTGTATTAGTAGTTGAGCACGATAAAGACATGATGGAACATGCCGATTTTGTTTTCGATATTGGACCAGGAGCAGGAAGACACGGTGGAGAAATAGTAAGTTTTGGAACTTTTGAGGATTTAAAAAAACAAAACACCTTAACGGCAGATTACTTAACTGGTAGAAAAGAAATTGAGGTTCCAAAAAAACGTCGAGAAGGAAATGGAAAATTCATCAATCTAAAAGGAGCAACCGGTAACAATTTAAAAAATGTTTCTGTAGAATTCCCTCTAGGAAAAATGATTTGTGTTACTGGAGTTTCTGGAAGTGGAAAATCTACCTTAATAAACGAAACTTTATATCCTATTTTAAACGCTCATATATATAGAGGTGTAAAAAAACCGATGCCTTACAAGAAAATTGAAGGTTTAGAGCATGTAGATAAGGTAATAGACATAGATCAATCACCAATTGGTAGAACCCCTCGTTCTAACCCCGCAACCTATACAGGTACTTTTGGTGAAATTAGAAGTTTGTTTGCTAAAACGCCAGAAGCTGCAATTCGTGGTTATAAACCTGGTCGTTTTTCTTTTAACGTAAAAGGAGGTCGTTGTGAAACTTGCCAAGGCGGTGGAGTTCGTGTTATAGAAATGAACTTTTTACCAGACGTACAAGTAGAGTGTGAAACTTGCCAAGGAAAACGTTTTAATAGAGAAACTTTAGAAATTAGATACAAAGGAAAATCTATTTCAGATGTTTTAGACATGACGATTGAAGATGCTACTGATTTCTTTGAACTGATCCCTAAAATTCATAGAAAATTAAAAACAATTAAAGATGTTGGTTTAGGATATATAACCCTCGGACAACAATCTACCACTCTTTCTGGTGGAGAAGCACAACGTATAAAATTAGCATCAGAATTATCTAAAAGAGATACCGGAAATACCTTTTATATTTTAGACGAACCTACAACTGGACTCCATTTTGAAGACATTAGAGTTTTAATGGATGTTCTAAATAAATTAGCCGACAAAGGAAACACGGTCTTAATTATCGAACACAACTTAGATGTTGTAAAATTAGCAGATTATATTATTGATGTTGGTATGGAAGGTGGAAAAAAAGGTGGAAAGATTCTATGCACTGGAACTCCAGAAGAAATTATAAAACACAAAACAAGTTATACTGCTAAATTTCTTAAAAAGGAATTAAATTAA
- a CDS encoding TIGR00730 family Rossman fold protein — translation MTSDDRKIKEKLQTKTWNEIKTNDSWAIFKIMAEFVDGYERLSKIGPSVSIFGSARTKPDHKYYKLAEEVAFQLTQNGYGVITGGGPGIMEAGNKGAHRGKGSSVGLNIELPFEQHDNPWIDQGKSLDFDYFFVRKVMFVKYSQGFVVMPGGFGTMDELFEAITLIQTHKIGRFPIILVGTKFWGGLLDWIKNTLLEEGNISEKDLDLFRLVDTAEEAIEHLNNFYDKYHFKPNF, via the coding sequence ATGACAAGTGATGATAGAAAAATAAAAGAAAAATTACAAACAAAAACTTGGAACGAAATAAAAACAAATGATTCTTGGGCTATTTTTAAAATAATGGCAGAATTTGTTGATGGTTACGAACGTTTAAGTAAAATTGGACCTTCAGTATCTATTTTTGGTTCCGCAAGAACAAAACCAGATCATAAATATTACAAATTAGCAGAAGAAGTTGCTTTTCAATTAACCCAAAATGGTTACGGTGTAATTACAGGTGGTGGACCTGGAATTATGGAAGCAGGAAATAAAGGTGCTCATAGAGGAAAAGGAAGTTCTGTTGGTTTAAATATTGAATTACCTTTTGAGCAGCATGACAATCCTTGGATTGATCAAGGGAAAAGTTTAGACTTCGATTACTTTTTTGTACGTAAAGTAATGTTTGTAAAATACTCACAAGGTTTTGTTGTAATGCCTGGTGGTTTTGGAACTATGGATGAGCTTTTTGAAGCTATTACATTAATACAAACCCATAAAATTGGTCGTTTCCCTATTATTTTAGTAGGAACAAAGTTTTGGGGCGGTTTATTAGATTGGATAAAAAACACTCTTTTAGAAGAAGGAAATATTAGTGAAAAGGATTTAGACCTTTTTAGATTGGTAGATACTGCAGAGGAAGCTATTGAGCACCTTAATAATTTTTACGATAAATATCATTTTAAGCCTAATTTCTAA